CAGCCACGGACCTCCCCTCGGCGATCGCCCACACGATCAGGGACTGCCCACGGGCGGCGTCCCCCGCGGCGTACACCCCGGGCACGTTCGTCGCGAAGTCCGGCCCCCGCGCGATCGTCCCGCGCGGATCGAGGGCCAGCCCCAACTGCTCCAGGAGCCCGTCGTGCCGATCCGGGCCGGAGAACCCGAGCGCGAGCAGGACGAGATCGGCGGGCAGCGTCCGCTCGGTACCCGACCGGGCCAGCCGCCGCTCGTCCACCTCGACCAGGTGCAGGGCCCGCACCCGCCCCGACCCGTCCCCGGTGAAGCGGAGCGTGGAGGCCGCGAAGAGCCGCGCGTCCGCGTCCGCCGCAGGCGCGGACCGAAGATCCCGAGCCTCCTCGTGCGCCGCCGAGAGCCGGTACACCTTCGGATACGTCGGCCACGGATCGACGTCCTCGTCACGCTCCGCCTCCGGCAGCGGATAGATGTCCAACTGGGTCACCGAAGCGGCCCCTTCCCGCACCGCGGTCCCCAGACAGTCCGCCCCCGTGTCACCACCCCCGACGATCACGACATGCTTCCCTGCCGCCGACAACGGCGACACCTCCAGATCCCCCTCACACACCCGGTCGGCCAACGGCAGATACTCCATCGCCTGATGAACCCCGGCCAACTCCCGCCCGGGCACGTCCAGTTCCCGCCACGCCGTGGCCCCCGTCGCGATCACCACCGCGTCGTACCGGGCCCGCAACTCGGCCGCCCCGACGTCCACCCCGACCGCGGTCGACGTCCGGAACTTCGTGCCCTCCGCCCGCATTTGCTCCAACCGCCGGTCCAGATGGCGCCGCTCCATCTTGAACGCCGGGATCCCGTACCGCAGCAACCCGCCGATCCGGTCGGCCCGTTCGTACACCGCGACCGTGTGCCCGGCCCGCGTCAACTGCTGCGCCGCCGCGAGCCCGGTGGGCCCCGAGCCGACGACGGCGACCGTCTTCCCCGACAGCCGGTCGGGCGGACGCGGCGGGGTGAAACCGTCCTCCCAGGCCCGGTCCGCGATGGCCACCTCCACGTTCTTGATGGTCACCGCGGGCTGGTTGATCGCCAGCACACACCCCGCCTCACAGGGGGCGGGACACAACCGCCCGGTGAACTCGGGAAAGTTGTTCGTGGCGTGCAACCGGTCGCTCGCCGCCCGCCAGTCCTCCCGCGACACGAGATCGTTCCACTCGGGGATCAGATTCCCCAGCGGACAGGCGTCGTGACAGAACGGGATCCCGCAGTCCATGCAGCGGTCGGCCTGCTTGCTGATGATCGGCAGCAGAGCCCCGGGAACATACACCTCGTCCCAGTCCCGGACCCGCTCCTCCACGGGGCGACGGGGCCAGTCCTCGCGTGGTGTGGTCAGAAAACCCTTGGGATCGGCCATGGCCGTCTCCCTCACGGAGAGGTACGCGTACGGGCCACGATACGACGCGCCCGCCGCCCCCGCCTCAGGCGAGCGCCAGCAGGTACGACAGGGCCGCGGCAGCCGCGGCGACCGCCCGCACGTGGTTCCACGTCGTCCACCGGCTCACGTAATCGCGCCAGTACGTCGCCGCCTCCGGCGTGCCCGGGTCCAGCTTCGCGAGCGTGTCGTTGCGCGGCACGTTCGCCACCATCGTGACCCCGAAGCAGCCGAACAGATACAGCACGCTGCCCAGCAGCAGTTCGACCCTGCCCTCGTCCGGCCACAGCACGAACGTCACGACGGCCAGCACGGCACACAGCACAGCCGTGCCCACGAACACGAGCATGAACGCCGGCGTCAGAGCACTCACATTGATCGCCTGCATCGCCGCCACGCCCTGCGCGGGCGGCAACGACGCCAGCCCCTTCATCACGAACGTCGAGAACCCGCAGAACACGCCCGCCACGATCGCCGTCCCGAGCAGTCCCAGCACCGTCAGCACGAAGTACGGCCCATCGATCATGTCCGCTCCCACCTCGATCCCTCGAAGATCCTGCCCACCACCCGACAACACGACCAGTGAACCTCCGCACACCCCCCCCGGCCCCCACGGCCAAGACGCTCACCCGCATACGCACGAGGCCGACCGGGACCCGCGCCGACCGCTGCTCCGGGGGCCCCTCCCCCTCCCCCCTCCCCGCCCCTCACCCCACCCCCCGCCACCCCCGCAGTGTCGCCTCCACCGTGACCGTGATCCGTCGGCGTGCCTCGTACCGGGGCACGCCGGTCATCAGGAGGTGGTCGTACGGCGTGTCCACGTGGCGTACCGACGCGATGACCGCCGAGGTCACCGCGAACTCCGTCAGCGCGCGCCCCGCCGCGCTGCGCCCGACGCGGCCGCTGCCGCGCACCGAGGCGTGGGCGGCGATCTCCCGGGCCCGCTCGGGCGGACAGCCGGGGAACAGCCGTCCTATCTCCGCGGCGAACGCGTCCGTGAAGCGCACGTCCTCCGCGGCCCGCCGCCGCGCGTCCCGTATCCGCCGTCGGCGTCGCACCTCCGCGTCCGCCAGGCACCGTTCCTCGGCCCGGGCGAGCCCCGCCTCCTCGACCAGGACTCCCTGCCGCTCGTACCGGCTCCGGCGCCGGTTGAACCGTACGACCACCGCCGACAGCGAGCTCTCCTCCCGCGCCCTCCGGGTGAGCGCGGTGTCGCCCCGAGGCAGGAACACCAGGTGCCCGAGGTCCGCGCAGTCCAGGCAACGCGGTGCCCCCTCCTCCAGGACCAGCAGCGCCACCGGACCGCCCCGGCACTCGGCGCAGTGCTTCTTCCTGAGTGCCTGCACGACGACAAGTCCGGTACGGGGCGGGGGAGTAGCGAGTGCTGCCATACGCGGTTCATTCCCCCTGGTGTCCGCGTGGTCACGCCGTCCTCGGAGCCGACTGCCGGCCCGGTTGCCGATGCGACTGCCGACCCGGCTGCCGTCCTGACCGCCGACCGGGTCGGGCACGGCGCCCGGTGGGCGGCATCATGGGCCGTGTGCGATTCGAAGCGATCACCTGGGAGCGGCTCGGCGACCTCCTCGCCGAACGCCTCCTCGACCTCAAGCCGGGTGACGGCTCGCCCTGGCCGCGGATCGCCTTCGACGGCGCCCCGGCAGCCCGTCCCGGTGACCTCGCCGCCCTGGTGTCCGAGGCGCTGCGCATACGCGGCCGGGCCTCGCTCGTGGTGGGAACCGAGGGCTTCCTCCGGCCTGCGTCGCTGCGGTTCGAGTACGGCCACGAGGACGTGGAGGCGTACTACGACGGCTGGTTCGACACCGCCGCCCTGTGGCGCGAGGTCTTCGGTCCGCTCGACCCCGGCGGCACGGGGCGGATTCTGCCCGACCTCTGGGACCCCACCACCGACCGTGCGACCCGCAGCCCCTACGTCCCACTCCCGCCCGGCACGATCCTGCTGACGCATGGCCCCCTCCTCCTGAAGCACTGGTTCCCCTTCGACCTGACCGTCCATGTCCTCCTCTCCCCGGGGGCCCTGCGCCGCCGCACACCGGAAGGCGAGCACTGGACCCTCCCCGCCTTCGAGCGCTACGAGACCGAAACCGACCCGGCTGCCACGGCCGATGTCCTGGTGCGCGCCGACGACCCTCGCCACCCGGCCTGGAACGGCTGACGGGCGAGGAATCGTCCGCCGCCTCGGCTCCCCGCCCGCGTCAGGTGGGGGTGCCGCACGACGCTCCGAGTGCGCCTCAGCCCGGACGCGGCAAGAATGTAGGGCGCCGGGACTAGCGGTGCGTCCCGCGCCGCGCCGGCCGTCCGGCAAAGGGAGGTACCACATGACCACCGCCGGAGACATCATGCACCGCGGCGCCCAGTGGATCCCCGCCCACGAGACCCTCGACCGCGCCGCCCAGCTGATGCGTCAGCTGAACGTCGGGGCCCTGCCCATCAGCGACCAGAACGAACGGCTCTGCGGCATCCTCACCGACCGCGACATCGTCGTCGGCTGCGTCGCACTGGGCCACGACCCGTCGACGATCACGGCCGGCGAGATGGCCAAGGGCACACCGCGTTGGATCGACGCGGACGCCGACGTCAGCGAGGTGCTGCAGGAGATGAAGGGGCACCAGATCCGCCGGCTCCCGGTGATCGAGAACAAGCGTCTCGTCGGCATGATCAGCGAGGCCGACCTGGCCCGTCATCTGTCGGACGACCAGATCGCCTCCTGGGCCGAGAGCGTCTACGCGAAGAGCGCGACGCCCTGACCGCCGACATCGGACGTGGCGCCCGGCCGTTCGATCGCCTCCCCGCTCCGGGAGTCACAGCCACCCGTTGCGCTTGAAGCCCCGGTAGAGGGTGACGCAGGCGGTGGCTATGACTCCCAGGACCAGCGGATAGCCGAACTTCCAGTGCAGCTCCGGCATGTGCTCGAAGTTCATGCCGTAGACCCCGCACACCATGGTCGGCACGGCGATCAGCGCGGCCCACGCCGTGATCTTCCGCATGTCCTCGTTCTGCGCGACGCTGACCTGCGCGAGATGCGCCTGCAGAATCGAGTTCAGCAGTTCGTCGAACGCGGCGATCTGCTCGGTGGCCCGCAGCAAGTGGTCGGAGACGTCGCGGAAGTAGGCCTGTATCTCCGGGTCGACCACCCGGATCGGTCGTGAGGTGAGCTCCAGGAGCGGGCGGGCGAGCGGGGCCACCGC
The DNA window shown above is from Streptomyces akebiae and carries:
- a CDS encoding glutamate synthase subunit beta, which produces MADPKGFLTTPREDWPRRPVEERVRDWDEVYVPGALLPIISKQADRCMDCGIPFCHDACPLGNLIPEWNDLVSREDWRAASDRLHATNNFPEFTGRLCPAPCEAGCVLAINQPAVTIKNVEVAIADRAWEDGFTPPRPPDRLSGKTVAVVGSGPTGLAAAQQLTRAGHTVAVYERADRIGGLLRYGIPAFKMERRHLDRRLEQMRAEGTKFRTSTAVGVDVGAAELRARYDAVVIATGATAWRELDVPGRELAGVHQAMEYLPLADRVCEGDLEVSPLSAAGKHVVIVGGGDTGADCLGTAVREGAASVTQLDIYPLPEAERDEDVDPWPTYPKVYRLSAAHEEARDLRSAPAADADARLFAASTLRFTGDGSGRVRALHLVEVDERRLARSGTERTLPADLVLLALGFSGPDRHDGLLEQLGLALDPRGTIARGPDFATNVPGVYAAGDAARGQSLIVWAIAEGRSVAASVDRGLTGADRLPAPIGPYDRPMTV
- a CDS encoding anthrone oxygenase family protein; translation: MIDGPYFVLTVLGLLGTAIVAGVFCGFSTFVMKGLASLPPAQGVAAMQAINVSALTPAFMLVFVGTAVLCAVLAVVTFVLWPDEGRVELLLGSVLYLFGCFGVTMVANVPRNDTLAKLDPGTPEAATYWRDYVSRWTTWNHVRAVAAAAAALSYLLALA
- a CDS encoding DUF2293 domain-containing protein, with product MAALATPPPRTGLVVVQALRKKHCAECRGGPVALLVLEEGAPRCLDCADLGHLVFLPRGDTALTRRAREESSLSAVVVRFNRRRSRYERQGVLVEEAGLARAEERCLADAEVRRRRRIRDARRRAAEDVRFTDAFAAEIGRLFPGCPPERAREIAAHASVRGSGRVGRSAAGRALTEFAVTSAVIASVRHVDTPYDHLLMTGVPRYEARRRITVTVEATLRGWRGVG
- a CDS encoding nucleoside/nucleotide kinase family protein, which gives rise to MGRVRFEAITWERLGDLLAERLLDLKPGDGSPWPRIAFDGAPAARPGDLAALVSEALRIRGRASLVVGTEGFLRPASLRFEYGHEDVEAYYDGWFDTAALWREVFGPLDPGGTGRILPDLWDPTTDRATRSPYVPLPPGTILLTHGPLLLKHWFPFDLTVHVLLSPGALRRRTPEGEHWTLPAFERYETETDPAATADVLVRADDPRHPAWNG
- a CDS encoding CBS domain-containing protein encodes the protein MTTAGDIMHRGAQWIPAHETLDRAAQLMRQLNVGALPISDQNERLCGILTDRDIVVGCVALGHDPSTITAGEMAKGTPRWIDADADVSEVLQEMKGHQIRRLPVIENKRLVGMISEADLARHLSDDQIASWAESVYAKSATP